Proteins encoded within one genomic window of Halorussus salilacus:
- a CDS encoding GMC family oxidoreductase: MTQEIDRSPSERADVCVVGAGPAGALVAHRLANAGRDVVVLEAGKRFDFGDRERRMERAIRPAHDHLSVWDMGGERDEYTSAGERFYPLNSARVKGVGGTTLHWQGMVMRFHESDFEEWPIEYGDLQPYYAEAEEELGVAGADDNPYAPPREEPFPMPAFKSSYSDSLFAEACERLGVTMHSVPNARNSEGYDDRSACVGYGTCKPVCPSGAKYSADHHIEKAEDEGARVIDRAPVQRLEHDDAGERVTAAVYATPDGETHRQEAREFVLAAGGVEIPRLLLLSESEEYPDGLANSSGAVGRYFMDHLFGGAGGTIDRETRQNHVGFITSECHQFYDDPTRAAEGTAGEIPEWSGDGPEPGPLKLEFLNYAGPSPVEMALSGEEFGDDLLDDLREGYGNSIAMGGLVGQRPRKENRITLDPSTTDDHGNPVPEIHWRVDDRTAASLRRANEIQHAVLDELGVDISWTVGPEDTGPAFHHMGTTRMGDDPESSVVNSRLRAHDLRNLAVASSSVFVTSGALNPTLTIAALALKAADHVEERL, translated from the coding sequence ATGACGCAGGAAATCGACCGCTCGCCCTCGGAGCGCGCCGACGTGTGCGTCGTCGGCGCTGGCCCGGCGGGCGCGCTGGTCGCCCACCGACTCGCGAACGCGGGCCGCGACGTGGTGGTGCTGGAGGCCGGGAAGCGCTTCGACTTCGGGGACCGCGAGCGCCGGATGGAGCGTGCGATTCGCCCGGCCCATGACCACCTCTCGGTCTGGGACATGGGCGGCGAGCGCGACGAGTACACCTCCGCTGGCGAGCGCTTCTACCCCCTCAACAGCGCCCGGGTGAAGGGCGTCGGCGGCACCACCCTCCACTGGCAGGGGATGGTGATGCGGTTCCACGAGTCGGACTTCGAGGAGTGGCCCATCGAGTACGGCGACCTCCAGCCGTACTACGCCGAGGCCGAGGAGGAACTGGGCGTCGCGGGGGCCGACGACAACCCCTACGCGCCACCCCGCGAGGAGCCCTTCCCGATGCCCGCGTTCAAATCCTCCTACAGCGACTCCCTCTTCGCGGAGGCCTGCGAGCGACTCGGCGTGACCATGCACTCGGTCCCCAACGCCCGCAACTCCGAGGGCTACGACGACCGGAGCGCGTGCGTGGGCTACGGCACCTGCAAGCCGGTCTGCCCCTCCGGCGCGAAGTACTCGGCCGACCACCACATCGAGAAGGCCGAGGACGAGGGCGCGCGGGTCATCGACCGCGCGCCCGTCCAGCGCCTCGAACACGACGACGCTGGCGAGCGCGTCACCGCGGCGGTGTACGCCACGCCCGACGGCGAGACCCACCGACAGGAGGCCCGCGAGTTCGTGCTGGCGGCGGGTGGGGTCGAGATTCCCAGACTCCTCCTGCTGTCGGAGTCCGAGGAGTATCCCGACGGCCTCGCCAACTCCTCGGGCGCGGTCGGCCGGTACTTCATGGACCACCTGTTCGGGGGCGCGGGCGGGACCATCGACCGCGAGACCCGCCAGAACCACGTCGGGTTCATCACCAGCGAGTGCCACCAGTTCTACGACGACCCGACCCGGGCCGCGGAAGGCACCGCGGGCGAGATTCCGGAGTGGTCCGGCGACGGCCCGGAACCCGGCCCGCTCAAGCTGGAGTTCCTGAACTACGCCGGGCCGTCGCCCGTCGAGATGGCGCTGTCGGGCGAGGAGTTCGGCGACGACCTGCTCGACGACCTGCGGGAAGGGTACGGCAACTCCATCGCGATGGGCGGGCTCGTCGGCCAGCGCCCCCGGAAGGAGAACCGAATCACCCTAGACCCCTCGACCACCGACGACCACGGCAATCCAGTCCCCGAGATACACTGGCGCGTGGACGACCGCACGGCCGCGAGCCTCAGGCGCGCCAACGAGATACAGCACGCCGTCCTCGACGAACTCGGGGTCGATATCTCGTGGACCGTCGGCCCCGAGGACACCGGCCCGGCGTTCCACCACATGGGCACGACCCGGATGGGAGACGACCCCGAATCCAGCGTGGTGAACTCCCGACTGCGGGCTCACGACCTCCGGAACCTCGCCGTGGCGTCGAGCAGCGTGTTCGTCACGAGCGGGGCGCTCAATCCCACCCTCACCATCGCGGCGCTCGCGCTGAAGGCCGCAGACCACGTCGAAGAACGGTTGTAG